One genomic region from Hoeflea algicola encodes:
- the mepA gene encoding penicillin-insensitive murein endopeptidase: MPVRKIISHVAAAMAAFLVLLGLPVVTAAQAADSGKPAKQIFGAASLPALLPARAVGFYSKGCLAGGVAIPTDGPTWQAMRLSRNRRWGHPDLIALVEKLSREAAARDGWPGLLVGDIAQPRGGPMLSGHASHQVGLDADIWLTPMPNRTLSAREREDISATSMLKKNTLFVDDAVWTDAHARLLMRAASYPEVERIFIHPGIKKKLCDSWRGDRSAMGKLRPYYGHHYHFHIRIKCPPGVSGCRSQNPPPTSTGCDNSLAWWFTDEPWAPAKPSKDDKPKPKRRQVTLADLPKACTAVASAPAPSSEAQVTFGVDPIANIARANAGTVTASGFAPLPLNVPLPTPRPTN; encoded by the coding sequence ATGCCCGTACGCAAGATTATTAGCCATGTCGCTGCCGCCATGGCCGCCTTCCTGGTCCTGCTGGGATTGCCGGTCGTGACCGCCGCGCAGGCTGCTGATTCCGGCAAGCCGGCCAAACAGATCTTTGGCGCTGCCAGTTTGCCAGCGCTGTTGCCTGCCCGCGCGGTCGGATTTTATTCCAAAGGCTGCCTGGCCGGCGGCGTTGCCATTCCCACGGACGGTCCGACCTGGCAGGCCATGCGGCTGTCGCGCAACCGGCGCTGGGGCCACCCGGATTTGATCGCGCTGGTCGAAAAGCTGTCACGGGAAGCGGCCGCCCGGGATGGCTGGCCCGGCCTTCTGGTTGGCGATATTGCCCAGCCGCGTGGCGGACCGATGCTGTCGGGCCACGCCTCGCATCAGGTCGGACTCGACGCCGATATCTGGTTGACGCCGATGCCTAACCGCACTCTGTCGGCACGTGAACGCGAGGATATTTCCGCGACCTCGATGCTGAAAAAGAACACGCTCTTTGTCGATGATGCTGTCTGGACCGACGCCCATGCCCGGCTGCTCATGCGGGCAGCAAGCTATCCCGAGGTTGAGCGTATTTTTATCCATCCCGGCATCAAGAAGAAACTGTGCGACAGCTGGCGTGGCGACCGCTCGGCGATGGGCAAGCTCCGTCCCTATTACGGCCACCACTATCATTTCCACATTCGCATCAAATGCCCGCCCGGCGTCAGCGGATGCCGCAGCCAGAACCCGCCGCCAACGAGTACCGGATGCGACAACTCGCTGGCCTGGTGGTTCACCGACGAACCCTGGGCGCCGGCCAAGCCCAGCAAGGACGACAAGCCCAAGCCGAAGCGGCGTCAGGTCACGTTAGCCGATCTGCCAAAGGCCTGCACCGCCGTGGCATCGGCCCCTGCGCCCAGCTCGGAAGCACAAGTTACCTTTGGCGTCGATCCGATAGCCAATATCGCCAGGGCCAATGCCGGCACGGTTACCGCATCGGGGTTTGCCCCCTTGCCGCTGAATGTTCCATTGCCGACGCCGCGCCCCACTAATTAG
- the pheT gene encoding phenylalanine--tRNA ligase subunit beta, producing MKFTLSWLKDHLETDAPLDAIVERLTAIGLEVEDVDDKAAYRPFTIAKVISAEQHPNADKLRVLMVDKGDGKPVQIVCGAPNARAGLIGALAEPGTYVPGIDVTLSVGNIRGVESHGMMCSEKELDMSDSHDGIIDLPEDAPVGTPFASYAGLDDPVIEINLTPNRPDCTSIFGIARDLAASGLGTLKQPKAPDFPVEGETTQNVKIVLDDESLCPGFAWRLVRGVKNGPSPKWMQKRLLAIGLRPISALVDVTNHMTFDQGRPMHVFDADKVKGDLVVRRAQEGEEILALDARTYKLNPANVVIADDNGPESIGGIMGGEHSGCDENTTNVLIESALWDPINIAKTGRNQGIITDARYRFERGVDPEYMLPGLERTTELVLDMCGGTAAEARVTGYKGHDKKIVDFPFSEVKRLTGLTVSNDESRAILSGLGFEVSGTGEKVKVAVPSWRPDIDGKADLIEEVMRIFGVDKIAPEPLAPTGSVNGKILTTIQIRTRSAKRALAARGMMEAVTWSFISADQAKLFGGGSRALKLVNPIAADMSDMRPSLLPGLLLAGQRNADRGYGDVALFEVSGTYENDTPEGQRRVAGGIRRGTAAMTGSGRHWDGAAKPVGVFDAKADAIAALEACGAPVDRLSFERGAPDWYHPGRSGLIKLGPKTVLGHFGEFHPNTLDALDVSGPLCGFEVFVDAIPEPKRKATRTKPVLSLSAFQAVRRDFAFVVDSDVPATTLVRAAQGADKALISGVNVFDLFEGPSLGEGKKSLAIEITIQPKDRTLTDEDLDKLAKAVIANVEKSSGGVLRG from the coding sequence ATGAAATTCACACTCTCCTGGCTCAAGGATCACCTTGAAACCGACGCTCCTCTCGATGCGATTGTCGAGCGCCTCACCGCCATTGGCCTCGAAGTCGAGGATGTTGATGACAAGGCGGCCTACAGGCCCTTCACCATCGCCAAGGTCATTTCCGCCGAGCAACACCCCAACGCCGACAAGCTGCGCGTGCTGATGGTCGACAAGGGCGACGGCAAGCCGGTGCAGATCGTCTGCGGCGCCCCCAATGCCCGCGCCGGTTTGATCGGCGCGCTGGCCGAGCCCGGCACCTATGTCCCGGGCATCGACGTGACGCTTTCTGTCGGCAATATTCGCGGCGTCGAAAGCCACGGTATGATGTGCTCGGAAAAAGAGCTCGACATGTCCGACAGCCATGACGGCATCATCGATCTGCCCGAAGATGCGCCGGTCGGCACGCCGTTCGCGTCTTATGCGGGCCTTGATGACCCGGTCATCGAGATCAACCTGACGCCGAACCGTCCCGATTGCACCTCGATCTTCGGCATTGCCCGTGATCTGGCCGCCTCCGGTCTCGGCACCCTCAAACAGCCGAAAGCACCGGATTTCCCTGTCGAAGGCGAGACCACGCAGAATGTGAAGATCGTCCTTGATGACGAGAGCCTGTGCCCGGGCTTCGCCTGGCGTCTGGTGCGCGGTGTGAAGAACGGTCCGAGCCCGAAATGGATGCAGAAGCGTCTGCTGGCGATCGGTCTTCGCCCGATCTCGGCGCTGGTCGATGTCACCAACCACATGACCTTCGATCAGGGCCGGCCGATGCATGTCTTCGATGCCGACAAGGTCAAGGGCGATCTGGTGGTGCGCCGCGCCCAGGAAGGCGAGGAAATCCTTGCGCTCGACGCCCGTACCTACAAGCTCAATCCCGCCAATGTCGTGATTGCCGATGACAATGGCCCTGAATCCATCGGTGGCATCATGGGCGGCGAGCATTCAGGCTGCGACGAGAACACCACCAATGTGTTGATCGAATCCGCTCTCTGGGACCCGATCAACATCGCCAAGACCGGCCGCAACCAGGGCATCATCACCGATGCCCGCTACCGTTTCGAGCGTGGCGTCGATCCGGAATACATGTTGCCCGGACTCGAACGCACCACCGAACTGGTGCTCGACATGTGCGGCGGCACCGCGGCCGAAGCCCGGGTGACCGGCTACAAGGGGCATGACAAGAAGATCGTCGATTTCCCGTTCTCCGAAGTCAAACGCCTGACCGGTCTCACCGTCTCCAACGACGAGTCGCGCGCGATTCTCTCAGGCCTCGGCTTTGAAGTCTCCGGCACCGGCGAGAAGGTCAAGGTCGCCGTTCCGTCCTGGCGTCCGGATATCGATGGCAAGGCCGATCTGATCGAAGAAGTCATGCGCATTTTCGGTGTCGACAAGATCGCGCCCGAACCGCTGGCGCCGACAGGCTCGGTCAATGGCAAAATCCTGACCACGATCCAGATCCGCACCCGCTCCGCCAAGCGCGCGCTTGCGGCGCGCGGCATGATGGAAGCGGTGACCTGGTCGTTCATCTCAGCGGATCAGGCCAAACTGTTTGGCGGCGGCAGCCGTGCGCTGAAGCTGGTCAACCCGATTGCCGCCGACATGTCCGACATGCGGCCATCGCTGCTGCCGGGCCTGCTGCTGGCCGGCCAGCGCAATGCCGACCGTGGCTATGGCGATGTGGCGCTGTTCGAAGTCTCCGGCACTTATGAAAACGACACGCCCGAAGGCCAGCGCCGTGTAGCCGGCGGCATCCGTCGCGGCACCGCTGCCATGACCGGTTCCGGCCGACACTGGGATGGCGCTGCCAAGCCCGTCGGGGTGTTTGACGCCAAGGCCGATGCGATTGCAGCGCTTGAAGCGTGCGGCGCGCCGGTCGACCGGCTGTCCTTCGAGCGCGGTGCGCCGGACTGGTATCACCCCGGCCGCTCCGGTCTGATCAAGCTCGGTCCGAAAACCGTGCTCGGTCATTTCGGCGAATTTCACCCCAACACGCTGGATGCGCTGGATGTCTCCGGCCCGCTGTGCGGTTTCGAGGTGTTCGTTGATGCCATTCCTGAACCCAAGCGCAAGGCCACCCGCACCAAGCCCGTGCTGTCGCTCTCGGCATTCCAGGCCGTGCGCCGCGATTTTGCCTTCGTGGTCGACAGCGATGTTCCTGCCACCACGCTGGTTCGTGCCGCCCAGGGTGCCGACAAGGCGCTGATTTCCGGCGTCAACGTGTTTGACCTGTTTGAAGGCCCGTCGCTTGGCGAAGGCAAGAAATCGCTGGCTATCGAGATTACCATTCAGCCGAAAGATCGCACGCTGACCGACGAAGATCTCGACAAGCTCGCCAAGGCGGTCATCGCCAATGTGGAGAAATCTTCGGGCGGCGTGTTGAGGGGCTGA
- a CDS encoding glycosyltransferase, with product MTDAVFESLEIAVLLPCYNEAETIGDVVAGFRAALPTARIYVYDNNSKDQTALRAALAGATVVRERRQGKGHVVRRMFSDIEADIYLMADGDGTYAPADGPDLIRTLLTEGCDMVVGTRRGVTDDAGRRGHAFGNSIFNTLYKSIFGNDFSDIFSGYRAFSRRFAKSFPAVSGGFEIETEMSVHASVLKLPVAELQLDYGRRPEGSESKLSTFKDGAKILWMFAMLMKETRPFTFFSYLSLATLGLSMVLMVPVLNEYFLTGLVTRMPTWMLAVGLLMMSLMIFSGGVILDSVARGRVEQKRFQYMLLSTNRDDGHDKDRGEGRNADAPSRRRANRTDTNSTDDTGRKLAS from the coding sequence ATGACTGACGCTGTGTTTGAAAGCCTCGAAATCGCGGTGCTGCTGCCCTGCTACAACGAAGCCGAAACGATTGGCGATGTTGTCGCCGGCTTTCGCGCGGCGCTGCCGACGGCGCGGATCTATGTCTATGACAACAATTCCAAGGACCAGACCGCCCTGCGCGCAGCACTCGCCGGGGCCACGGTGGTGCGCGAGCGGCGCCAGGGCAAGGGGCATGTGGTGCGGCGGATGTTTTCCGACATCGAGGCCGATATCTACCTGATGGCCGATGGCGATGGAACCTATGCGCCCGCCGATGGACCGGACCTGATCCGCACCCTGCTGACCGAAGGCTGCGACATGGTGGTGGGCACACGGCGCGGGGTTACCGATGACGCCGGCCGCCGGGGCCATGCCTTTGGCAACTCGATTTTCAACACATTGTACAAGTCGATTTTCGGAAATGATTTTTCCGACATATTCTCAGGCTACCGAGCATTTTCGCGCCGTTTCGCCAAAAGCTTTCCGGCGGTCTCCGGCGGTTTCGAGATCGAAACCGAGATGAGCGTGCATGCTTCGGTGCTGAAATTGCCGGTGGCCGAACTGCAGCTTGACTACGGGCGCCGACCAGAAGGATCGGAATCGAAGTTGTCGACCTTCAAGGATGGAGCCAAGATCCTCTGGATGTTCGCCATGCTGATGAAGGAAACCAGGCCGTTTACGTTCTTCAGCTATCTCAGCCTGGCCACGCTTGGCCTGTCGATGGTGTTGATGGTGCCGGTACTCAACGAGTATTTCCTCACCGGGCTGGTGACACGGATGCCGACATGGATGCTCGCCGTGGGGCTGCTGATGATGTCGCTGATGATCTTCTCTGGTGGCGTCATTCTCGATTCGGTGGCGCGCGGCAGGGTAGAACAGAAGCGTTTTCAGTATATGTTGCTGTCGACAAACCGTGATGATGGCCATGATAAGGACCGTGGCGAGGGCCGCAATGCGGACGCGCCGAGCCGGCGCCGTGCGAACCGAACCGACACCAACTCAACCGATGACACAGGCCGAAAATTGGCTTCATGA
- a CDS encoding Gfo/Idh/MocA family protein — MFRWGIMSTAKIGRDHVIPQLQDSDNGVVTAIASRDHGRARALADRFGVTHAFASYEELLASPEVDGVYIPLPTSQHIEWAIKAAEAGKHVLCEKPISLHADEIAPLIKARDANNVLVCEAFMVTYHPQWKKVRELLAAGAVGRLRHVQGAFSYFNKDPQNMRNQPGLGGGGLPDIGVYVAVSTRFSTGAEPVRLQATVERDADFGTDIYASVKADFGDFDLSFYVSTQMAARQLMVFHGEQGYLEVTAPFNAGDFGNPEVSLFSRDHDRAEVFRFPGVRQYRLQAEAFVRKVGGSDDEVFTLEQSVLNQKLIDATYRAADHDGWEKV, encoded by the coding sequence ATGTTTCGATGGGGAATTATGTCAACCGCCAAGATCGGTCGCGATCATGTCATCCCGCAATTGCAGGATTCCGACAATGGTGTGGTCACCGCCATTGCCAGCCGTGACCATGGCCGTGCCCGGGCGCTTGCCGATCGCTTTGGCGTGACCCATGCGTTTGCCTCCTACGAGGAGCTTCTCGCCTCACCGGAAGTTGATGGTGTCTACATTCCGCTGCCCACATCGCAGCACATTGAATGGGCGATCAAGGCGGCCGAAGCCGGCAAGCATGTGCTGTGCGAAAAGCCGATTTCACTTCACGCGGATGAAATCGCGCCGCTGATCAAGGCCCGCGACGCCAACAATGTTCTCGTCTGCGAAGCCTTCATGGTCACCTATCACCCGCAATGGAAAAAGGTGCGCGAGCTGCTCGCCGCCGGTGCGGTTGGGCGCTTGCGCCACGTCCAGGGTGCTTTCAGCTATTTCAACAAGGACCCGCAGAACATGCGCAATCAGCCGGGTCTGGGCGGCGGCGGGTTGCCCGATATCGGCGTCTATGTGGCTGTGTCGACCCGGTTCTCGACCGGAGCCGAACCTGTCAGACTGCAGGCGACGGTGGAGCGCGATGCCGATTTCGGCACCGATATCTATGCCAGCGTGAAAGCCGATTTCGGCGATTTCGATCTGTCTTTCTACGTGTCGACCCAGATGGCGGCGCGGCAGCTGATGGTGTTCCATGGCGAGCAGGGCTATCTGGAAGTCACCGCGCCATTCAACGCCGGCGATTTCGGCAATCCTGAGGTGTCGCTCTTCAGCCGCGACCATGATCGCGCCGAAGTATTCCGTTTTCCCGGTGTGCGCCAGTATCGGCTGCAGGCCGAGGCCTTTGTCCGCAAGGTTGGCGGCAGCGATGACGAGGTCTTCACCCTCGAACAATCCGTGCTCAACCAGAAGCTCATCGATGCCACCTATCGTGCGGCAGACCATGACGGCTGGGAGAAGGTATAG
- a CDS encoding nicotinate phosphoribosyltransferase, translating into MNLILNSDSYKYSHFAQYPPETAAISAYIEARPGGAHDQVLFFGLQMFLKDYLSRKITMADVDEAEEMILAHGLPFHREGFEKIVTRHDGHMPLLIEALPEGMIAPTGTPLVQVRNTDPDFFWLPTFIETALLRAVWYPSTVATVSHGARKIIAASLERTCDTPEEVLPFRLHDFGARGTTSLEQAGIGGVAHLVNFLGTDTVSALVYARRFYHEQMAGFSIPAAEHSTMTSWGEDRETEAYRNMLKQFAGPGKLVAVVSDSYDLYRAVKNIWGEELKAEVEASGGTLVVRPDSGDATRVPVDTVQMLGEIFGFTLNAKGYKVLNPAVRVIQGDGVTPETIRVILGRLEDKGWSAENIAFGMGAGLLQKVNRDTLRFAMKANARLDEDGIWHGINKNPKTDPGKASKRYRQAVVIEAGRPLGMALTDIGDRENLLQPVWRDGELLVDWTLAEIRTRAAAAG; encoded by the coding sequence ATGAATCTCATTCTCAATTCAGATAGCTACAAATACTCGCATTTTGCGCAGTATCCGCCCGAAACCGCGGCGATTTCTGCCTATATCGAGGCCCGGCCCGGCGGTGCGCATGATCAGGTGCTGTTCTTCGGGCTGCAGATGTTTCTCAAGGACTATCTCTCCCGCAAGATCACCATGGCCGATGTCGACGAGGCCGAGGAGATGATCCTTGCTCACGGCCTGCCATTTCATCGCGAGGGCTTTGAAAAGATCGTCACCCGCCATGATGGACATATGCCGTTGCTGATCGAGGCGCTGCCCGAGGGCATGATCGCACCCACCGGTACACCGTTGGTGCAGGTCAGAAACACCGACCCGGATTTCTTCTGGCTGCCGACTTTCATCGAGACAGCACTGCTGCGCGCCGTCTGGTATCCCTCCACCGTCGCCACGGTCTCGCATGGCGCGCGCAAAATCATTGCTGCCTCGCTTGAGCGCACCTGTGACACACCCGAAGAAGTGCTGCCGTTCCGCCTGCATGATTTCGGTGCCCGTGGCACCACATCGCTGGAACAGGCTGGCATCGGCGGCGTCGCCCATCTGGTCAATTTTCTCGGCACCGACACCGTAAGCGCACTGGTCTATGCCCGGCGCTTCTATCACGAGCAGATGGCGGGCTTTTCGATTCCTGCCGCCGAGCATTCAACCATGACCAGTTGGGGCGAGGACCGTGAGACCGAAGCCTATCGCAACATGCTCAAGCAGTTCGCCGGACCGGGCAAGCTGGTGGCAGTGGTTTCCGATTCCTATGATCTCTACCGCGCGGTGAAAAACATCTGGGGCGAGGAGCTCAAGGCCGAGGTCGAGGCGTCGGGTGGCACACTGGTGGTACGGCCGGATTCCGGTGACGCCACCCGGGTTCCGGTCGACACCGTGCAGATGCTGGGCGAGATTTTCGGCTTCACCCTCAATGCCAAGGGCTACAAGGTGCTCAACCCCGCGGTCCGAGTCATTCAGGGCGACGGGGTTACGCCGGAAACCATCCGCGTCATACTCGGCCGGCTCGAGGACAAGGGCTGGTCGGCTGAAAACATCGCCTTCGGCATGGGGGCCGGACTTTTGCAGAAGGTCAACCGCGACACCCTGCGCTTTGCCATGAAGGCCAATGCCCGGCTGGATGAGGATGGCATCTGGCACGGCATCAACAAGAATCCGAAGACCGATCCCGGCAAGGCCTCAAAGCGCTACCGCCAGGCGGTGGTGATAGAGGCAGGACGTCCGCTCGGGATGGCGCTGACCGACATCGGTGACCGTGAAAACCTGCTGCAGCCGGTTTGGCGCGATGGCGAATTGCTGGTCGACTGGACCTTGGCCGAAATCCGCACCCGCGCCGCAGCGGCAGGCTAA
- the pheS gene encoding phenylalanine--tRNA ligase subunit alpha, producing MSQYQTLETAIMAEIAASADEASIEAVRVSALGKKGSVSELLKGLGKMSAEERQEAGPAINGLKARIADAIAARKAELRDAAITERLARETVDVSLPVRTSPAERGRIHPISQVVDEITAIFADMGFAIAEGPDIETDHYNFTALNFPDGHPAREMHDTFFLEPDDNGERKVLRTHTSPVQIRTMESQKPPIRIVIPGKTYRQDSDATHSPMFHQVEGLVIDKTANVGHLRWVLEEFCKAFFEVDNVVMRFRPSFFPFTEPSFEVDIQCDRTSGPIVKFGEGTDWMEILGCGMMHPNVLRAGGLDPDEYQGFAWGMGLDRIAMLKYGMPDLRDFFNADVRWTSHYGFRPLDMPTLFGGLSA from the coding sequence ATGAGCCAGTACCAGACACTTGAAACCGCCATCATGGCCGAGATCGCCGCCAGTGCGGATGAGGCGTCCATCGAGGCCGTGCGGGTGTCAGCCCTCGGCAAAAAGGGCTCTGTGTCCGAATTGCTCAAGGGGCTGGGTAAAATGTCCGCCGAGGAGCGCCAGGAAGCGGGTCCGGCGATCAACGGGCTCAAGGCCCGCATTGCCGACGCCATCGCGGCGCGCAAGGCTGAGCTTCGGGACGCTGCCATCACCGAGCGGCTGGCGCGCGAAACCGTCGATGTCAGCCTGCCGGTGCGTACGTCACCTGCCGAGCGTGGCCGCATTCATCCGATCAGCCAGGTGGTCGACGAGATCACCGCCATCTTTGCCGATATGGGCTTTGCCATTGCCGAAGGTCCCGATATCGAGACCGATCATTACAATTTCACGGCGCTGAATTTCCCGGACGGCCATCCGGCCAGGGAAATGCACGACACCTTTTTCCTCGAACCCGATGACAATGGCGAACGCAAGGTTTTGCGCACCCACACCTCGCCGGTTCAGATCCGGACCATGGAATCGCAAAAGCCGCCGATCCGGATCGTCATTCCGGGCAAGACCTACCGGCAGGACTCTGACGCCACCCATTCGCCGATGTTTCATCAGGTCGAGGGGCTGGTGATCGACAAGACTGCCAATGTCGGCCATCTGCGCTGGGTTCTGGAGGAATTTTGCAAGGCCTTCTTCGAAGTCGACAACGTGGTGATGCGCTTCCGGCCGTCGTTTTTTCCGTTCACCGAGCCCTCTTTCGAGGTCGATATCCAGTGCGACCGCACCTCGGGTCCGATCGTCAAGTTTGGCGAGGGGACCGACTGGATGGAGATTTTGGGTTGCGGCATGATGCATCCCAACGTGTTGCGCGCCGGCGGGCTTGATCCCGATGAGTATCAGGGCTTTGCCTGGGGCATGGGACTCGACCGCATCGCCATGCTGAAATACGGCATGCCGGACCTGCGCGATTTCTTCAATGCCGATGTCCGCTGGACCAGCCACTACGGCTTCCGCCCCCTCGACATGCCGACATTGTTCGGCGGTTTGAGCGCGTAA
- a CDS encoding GtrA family protein, giving the protein MRKFAFFLFAGALGFAVDVGVLWLFLHFSLLDPFSARVLAIAAAMLCTYMINRTFTFGASHRRVSVEGARYGSVGIASALLNYAVYSACLLLLPDISPFLAVILGSGSATVFSYLGYSRFVFGPHP; this is encoded by the coding sequence ATGAGAAAATTCGCCTTCTTTCTTTTTGCCGGCGCGCTGGGTTTCGCGGTCGATGTCGGCGTGCTCTGGCTGTTTTTGCATTTTTCGCTGCTGGATCCGTTCAGCGCCCGGGTGCTGGCGATCGCCGCTGCAATGCTGTGCACCTACATGATCAACCGCACCTTCACCTTCGGCGCCTCGCACCGGCGGGTGAGCGTCGAGGGCGCACGCTATGGCAGCGTCGGCATCGCATCGGCGTTGCTCAATTACGCGGTCTATTCGGCCTGCCTGCTGTTGTTGCCGGATATATCGCCGTTTCTGGCCGTGATCCTCGGATCCGGCTCGGCGACCGTGTTTTCCTATCTGGGGTATTCGCGCTTCGTGTTCGGCCCACACCCCTGA
- the rplT gene encoding 50S ribosomal protein L20, with protein sequence MARVKRGVTAHAKHKKVLKKAKGFYGRRKNTIRAAKAAVDKSMQYAYRDRKVRKRNFRALWIQRINAAVREQGLTYGRFIDGLTKAGIEVDRKVLSDMAIHDAEAFGVLIEASKKALDYLKESTPNEFESAVA encoded by the coding sequence ATGGCACGTGTAAAACGGGGCGTTACCGCCCACGCAAAGCACAAGAAGGTTCTGAAGAAAGCCAAGGGCTTTTACGGACGCCGCAAAAATACCATCCGCGCCGCGAAGGCCGCCGTCGACAAGTCGATGCAGTATGCCTACCGCGACCGCAAGGTCCGCAAGCGGAATTTCCGCGCTCTCTGGATCCAACGCATCAACGCCGCTGTCCGCGAGCAGGGCCTGACCTATGGCCGCTTCATCGACGGCCTCACCAAGGCTGGTATCGAGGTTGACCGCAAGGTGCTTTCCGACATGGCGATCCATGACGCGGAAGCATTCGGTGTGCTGATCGAAGCTTCCAAGAAGGCGCTTGATTACCTCAAGGAATCGACGCCGAACGAGTTTGAAAGCGCTGTCGCCTAA
- a CDS encoding glucokinase: MATPSDNDHTIAFPILIGDIGGTNARFAILVDAYAEPKQFPILATADFATLDEAIQTEVLDKTSLQPRSAILAVAGPIKGDEIDLTNNNWVVRPKALIEELGFEDIVVVNDFEAQALAAASLGPEHLEKIGGGEIRPASSRVVVGPGTGLGVAGLVHARHTWYPVPGEGGHIDIGPRSPRDLELFPHYQSIEGRIAAEQLLCGRGLMNIYRAVSKVGGCPAKATNPAEVTAAWADGSDPAAVEAIELFVTYLGRIAGDLALIFMARGGVFLAGGIVQKIIPALKHPRFREAFEDKAPHGAIMKAIPTFVITHPLAALSGLAAYARTPVRFGVATEGRRWKA, translated from the coding sequence ATGGCCACTCCCAGTGATAACGACCACACCATCGCGTTTCCAATCCTGATCGGCGATATTGGCGGCACCAATGCGCGCTTCGCCATTCTGGTCGACGCCTATGCCGAGCCGAAGCAATTCCCGATCCTGGCGACCGCGGATTTCGCCACCCTCGATGAGGCGATCCAGACCGAGGTGCTCGACAAGACCTCGCTGCAGCCGCGATCGGCGATTTTGGCGGTGGCAGGGCCGATCAAGGGCGACGAGATCGATCTGACCAACAACAACTGGGTGGTCAGGCCCAAGGCCCTGATCGAGGAACTGGGGTTTGAAGATATCGTGGTGGTCAATGATTTCGAGGCGCAGGCGTTGGCTGCTGCCTCGCTCGGGCCCGAACATCTCGAGAAGATCGGTGGCGGCGAAATCCGCCCGGCTTCCTCGCGGGTCGTGGTTGGCCCCGGCACCGGACTTGGCGTTGCCGGTCTGGTGCATGCACGCCACACCTGGTATCCGGTGCCTGGCGAGGGTGGTCATATCGACATTGGTCCGCGTAGCCCGCGCGATCTTGAACTGTTCCCGCATTACCAGTCGATCGAAGGCCGTATTGCTGCCGAACAGTTGTTGTGCGGACGCGGATTGATGAACATCTACCGCGCCGTCAGCAAGGTTGGTGGTTGCCCGGCAAAGGCTACCAACCCGGCCGAAGTTACCGCCGCCTGGGCGGATGGCTCCGATCCGGCCGCAGTCGAGGCGATCGAACTTTTCGTCACTTATCTCGGGCGGATTGCCGGTGATCTGGCGTTGATCTTCATGGCTCGAGGCGGCGTCTTTCTGGCCGGCGGTATCGTCCAGAAGATCATCCCGGCACTCAAGCACCCGCGTTTTCGTGAAGCTTTTGAAGACAAAGCGCCGCATGGCGCCATCATGAAGGCGATTCCGACCTTCGTCATTACCCATCCGTTGGCGGCGTTGTCCGGCCTTGCCGCCTATGCCCGCACACCGGTGCGCTTTGGGGTCGCAACTGAAGGACGGCGCTGGAAAGCATAG
- a CDS encoding methylglyoxal synthase, which produces MTLRKAIALIAHDQKKDDLAAFAKSHEQAMKAFPIVATGTTGARIIDACPDLDVTRLKSGPLGGDQQIGALIATGDVGLVIFFVDPLTAMPHDVDVKALMRLAIVYDVPMALNRATAETRLKALA; this is translated from the coding sequence ATGACGCTCCGCAAAGCCATCGCATTGATCGCGCATGATCAGAAAAAGGACGATCTCGCCGCGTTTGCGAAGTCGCACGAACAGGCGATGAAGGCATTTCCGATCGTCGCCACCGGCACCACCGGCGCCCGCATCATCGATGCCTGCCCGGATCTGGATGTGACGCGGCTCAAGAGCGGACCGCTGGGCGGTGACCAGCAGATAGGCGCTCTGATCGCCACCGGCGATGTCGGCCTGGTGATCTTCTTCGTCGACCCGTTGACGGCCATGCCGCACGATGTCGACGTCAAGGCGTTGATGCGGCTCGCCATCGTCTATGATGTTCCCATGGCGCTGAACCGCGCCACAGCCGAAACTCGGCTGAAGGCGCTTGCCTGA